The genomic DNA CATGACCGTCAGTCTAGTAAATCATCAGATGCGCTGACGATCAGATGAGGGATTTGGTGGGGATACAGTCGACGGATGGTCGACGATCAGCAGCCCGTGCCCCTGGAGTCCCGGCTCGGCTATCTCCTCAAGCACGCTCAGGCCGGACTGGCCAGGGCATCGGCCGAGGCGTTGGCGCCGCACGGCGTGGACGGTCACGAGCTGGCCGTCCTGGTCGTGCTCGCGGCGGGCGAGCCGTTGTCGCAGGTCGAGGCGGCCGGGCGGCTCGGGGTCGACCGCACCACGATGGTGTCGCTGATCGACGGCCTGGAGGATCACGGGCTGGCGGAGCGGCGCCGCAGTCCGCAGGACCGCCGGAAGAACATCGTCGAGCTAACGGCGGCGGGCCGGGACTGCCTGCGCCGGGGCGAGAAGGCCCGCCGTGCGGCGGAGCGCCGTTTCCTCGCCCCGCTGGACGAGGAAGCGGCGGCGTCACTCGTACGGGCGCTGCGGACGCTGGTGCTCGCCGAGCGGGAGTGAGCGCCGGAATCCGGTGCTCCGCGGGGGTGGATATGCAGGTGAAAGGCGCTCCGAAAGCTTGGTATTGTTGTCCATGTCGCCGCGGGGAACACCCTCGGCCAGGCGGCAGACACCTAGTCCGGGTGGCGGAATGGCAGACGCGCTAGCTTGAGGTGCTAGTGCCCTTTATCGGGCGTGGGGGTTCAAGTCCCCCCTCGGACACCAGCAGCAGTAGCGGTAACCGGCAGTTACTAGTTGAGACCCCACTTTGTGTGGGGTTTCTTGCGTTCCAGGGCTGTGCTGTGACCGACTGCACCGGATCTTTCCGTGCTGCATCCCCGGTGACCTTCCGCCATCCGCCTCCGCCTCCGCCATCCAGCTCCGGCATCCGGCCGGGCGAGCGCGGCCGTGCTGCCGGTTTTCGGTGCGCGCGTTCCGGGACCTCAGCCGAGGGTGAAATCGTCGGCGACGACGTTGGACTGGCCGTACCAGCCGTGGACGTAGACGGTGACCGCTCCGCTGCCGCCGGTGACTCCGATGTAGGCGTACGGTCCCTGCACCCAAGCGGTCAGCGTGTAGGCGGTGTTGGGCGACAGGGTGACGCTCTGGTCGCATTCACCGGTGCTGCTTGCGCTCGGAGTGATCTGGAGGCTGTGGCTGCCGCTGTGCACCGGGGTGGAGATCACCGTACTGCCGCCCGTGCGGGTCCAGGGGCTCGAACTGCCGGTCTCGAAGCCCGCGTTGGTCAGCGCGCCCCCGCCGCCTCCGCCGCCGCCACTGGTGGTGACCGTGAGGGTGTCGGCGTTCTGGCACCGGTCCGTACGGCGACGTCAGCGGAGGTGGACCAGGATCCGGCCCGCGTTGGCCGGATCCTGTTCCACCCGGGCGTAGAGCTTCCTGATGTGCTTCTGCGCCAGCACGGCCAGCACCCGCTTCCTAAGTTGGCCCGTCCCCTTCCCCGGGATGATCTGGACGATGTCGACCCCGGTGGCGGCGGCCTTGAAGAGGGTCTGCCGCAGGGCGGTGTCGATGTCGCGATCGCTGCGGAAGAAGGGGTGCAGATCCAGGGTGATCAGGGCCATCGCCTCCGAGATGTTCTCCAACTTTGGTTGCACGCGGCAGTCGTCCCGTAGCGCGAGGACGGCGCCCCGCCCCGACCCTAGGCTCGATCACATCGAGAAAGCGACAGCTCTCTCGCGGCACCGGCCGGCGCCCGTCCAGTTCCCCGAGAACGAAGAGGCATTGTGTCCCCTTTCGGATTGATCCTGGCCGCCTCGGCCGTCGTCCTCACCCTGACCGCACCGGCCGCGGCGGCCACCCCCGGCGACGACGGGCCCGCCTATGTGGCACTCGGCGACTCCTACGCCTCCGGGGCCGGACTGGCCGGGGTGAAGGACAAGGAGTGCGACCGTACGACCGGCGGCTACCCCAGCCTGATCTCCCGGTTCGCCGCCACGGTGGGGCTGCGCCACACGTTCGACGACGTCACCTGCAGCGGCGCCACCACGAACGACTTCTGGAACTCCCGGGGCACCAGGGCTCCCCAGGCCGACGCGCTCACGGCCCGCACCAGACTCGTCACCCTGACCCTGGGCGGCAACGACGTCGGCTTCAGCAGTGTGCTGGCCACCTGCGCCCGCGTCGCCGCCTCGGACCGGGACGGCAGCCCCTGCGAGCAGCACTTCACGGCGGACGGCAAGGACGTACTGGCCGAGCGCGTCACCGCCATGGAGGGGCGCGTCCACGACGTGCTCGCCGAGATCGAGCGACGCAGTCCCGCCGCCGAGGTGATCGTCGTCGGGTACCCCGCGCTCTTCCCCGACAACGGCGTCGGCTGCGCCGAAGTGCCGTTCGCCAAGGGCGACTTCGCCTATCTGCGGGACGCCACCAGGAAGGCCAACGCGGCGCTGCGCCGCCAGGCGAGGGCCGCCGGCGTCCACGCGTCCTACGCGGACACCTATACGCCCACGGTGGGCCACGACATGTGCCGGCCCCGCGAGGAACGCTGGGTCGAGTCGCTGACCCCGGCCCCGGACACCGCCGCCGCGCACCCCAACCCGTCCGGTCAGTTCGCCATGGCCGTGGCAACCCTGCGGCAGATCTACCGGCCGTAGCCCGCCGACAGCACCCCAAGGCCTACATCTCCAGGGGGACAGGCCGCCCGGATATCCGCCGGAGGCCCGATGACGCTCCCGCCGTCCTGCCTGCAAGGTGGCGGCCATGGGTGAACCCAGAGAACTGACGAAGCGTCACAGACGTTCCTTATCAAGCAGGTTGGCGGCTGTCGCGGCCGTCCTGTGTCTCACCTCGGCCACCGTCGCCCTGCTCCCCGCGTCCTCGTCCGCCTTGACGGGAGCGGGCGGCGAGACGGTGGCCGAGGGTGGACACACGGTCCGGATCAGCCGGACCGAGTACGGCGTGCCGCACATCCTGGCCCAGGACTTCGACGGGCTCGGATACGGGTACGGGTACGCGTTCGCGCAGGACAACCTGTGCGAACTCGCCGACCACGTGGTGACCTTGAGGGGGGAGCGGTCCAGGTTCTTCGGGGCCGACGGAGAGCCCGGCGAGGGCGAGGTCCAAGGCTCCAACCTCGCGAGCGACACGTACTACGGCGGGCAGGCGCGCGCGGGCACCGTTCGCCAACTGCTCGCCCAGAAGGCGCCGTTGGGGCCGACGGCGGAGCTGCGCCGGATGGTCGAGGGATACGCCGCCGGGTACAACCGCTATCTCCGGGACACCGGCGTCGACCACCTGCCGGACCCGACCTGCAACGGCAAGCCCTGGGTGCGGCCGATCACCGCGCTCGACCTGTGGAGCGTGGTCTACGACGTCGCCCGGGTGACCGCGACGGTCCCGCTGGTCCCGGACATCGGCGACGCGCAGCCCCCGACGGCGGCCACCGACTCCGGCAGCACATCCGGCACCACGACCGGCACTACGACTGGGACGGCGACCGGCACCACGACTCGCACCGCATCCGGCGTGCCGTCCGCGAAGGCCGTCGCCCCGGGCTTCGGCAGCAACGGCTGGGCCCTCGGCCGGGACGCCACCCGCACCGGCAACGCGATGGTCCTCGCCAACCCGCATCTGCCCTGGGCCGTCGGCTACTTCCGTTTCTACCAGGTGCAGTTGACGATCCCCGGCACCCTGGACGTGTCCGGCGCCGGCCTCTACGGCACCCCGCTGGTCGAGATCGGCCACAACAGCACCCTCGCCTGGACGCACACCGCGACCGACGCCGAGCACGCCTCCGTCTACGCGCTCAAGCTCGCGCCCGGCGACCCGACCAGTTACGTCCTCGACGGCAGGACCGTACCGATGGAGCGCCGTACGGTCCCGGTCACCGTCCGGGACGCGAACGGCACCCTCTCGACCGTCCAACGGACCCTGTACTCCTCGCACTTCGGCCCCGTCCTCTCCTCCGGCTGGACCACGACGACCGCCTACGCGATCCGGGACGCCAACGCCGGCAACCTGCGCTCCATGAACACCTGGCTGGCCATGGGCAAGGCGCACAACCTCGGCCAACTCCGCGCCGCCCAGGACACGTTCCAGGGCATCCCCTGGACGTACACCCTCGCGGCCGACACCAGCGGCGGCACGTACTTCACCGACTCCTCGGCCGTCCCGCACCTCACCGACGCCCAACTCGCCCACTGCACCGTCCCGAACGACGAGGGGCCCACCGCCCTGGACGGTTCGACGTCGACCTGCGCCTGGGGGAGTGACCCCGACGCGCTCGTGCCCGGCGTCTACGGCCCTTCGCACCAGCCGAAGTTGAGCCGTACCGACTACGTCGCCAACTCCAACAACGGCCCCCAGTACGTCAATCCGGAGGCGCCGATCACCGGCCTCCCGGGCGTGTACGACACCGATCCCCACCTCGACGGGCGGGCCCAGCTCGGGCTGGACATGATCGTCCAACGCCGGGACGGCACCGACGGGTTGGGCGCCCCGGGCTTCACCGAGGCGACCCTGCGCGCGTCGATGCTCGGGAACCGCGTCCGGTCGGCCGAGACGGGCCGCGACGACATCGTCGCCCTGTGCCGCGCCCACCCGGGCCTCACGGCCACGGACGGCACACAGGTCGACGTGACGCGGGCCTGCGCGACCCTCGCCCAATGGGACACCCGCGCCGACACCACCAGCCGGGGCATCGTGCTCTGGAGCACGTTCTACGACCGTCTCCTCGACGGCGGCCCGCCCGACACCTGGCGCCGCGTCCCCTACGACCCGGCCCAACCCCTCACCACACCAAGGGGATTCAACGGCGAGGACCCGC from Streptomyces sp. NBC_01478 includes the following:
- a CDS encoding carbohydrate binding domain-containing protein, producing the protein MTNAGFETGSSSPWTRTGGSTVISTPVHSGSHSLQITPSASSTGECDQSVTLSPNTAYTLTAWVQGPYAYIGVTGGSGAVTVYVHGWYGQSNVVADDFTLG
- a CDS encoding Smr/MutS family protein → MQPKLENISEAMALITLDLHPFFRSDRDIDTALRQTLFKAAATGVDIVQIIPGKGTGQLRKRVLAVLAQKHIRKLYARVEQDPANAGRILVHLR
- a CDS encoding penicillin acylase family protein; protein product: MAAVAAVLCLTSATVALLPASSSALTGAGGETVAEGGHTVRISRTEYGVPHILAQDFDGLGYGYGYAFAQDNLCELADHVVTLRGERSRFFGADGEPGEGEVQGSNLASDTYYGGQARAGTVRQLLAQKAPLGPTAELRRMVEGYAAGYNRYLRDTGVDHLPDPTCNGKPWVRPITALDLWSVVYDVARVTATVPLVPDIGDAQPPTAATDSGSTSGTTTGTTTGTATGTTTRTASGVPSAKAVAPGFGSNGWALGRDATRTGNAMVLANPHLPWAVGYFRFYQVQLTIPGTLDVSGAGLYGTPLVEIGHNSTLAWTHTATDAEHASVYALKLAPGDPTSYVLDGRTVPMERRTVPVTVRDANGTLSTVQRTLYSSHFGPVLSSGWTTTTAYAIRDANAGNLRSMNTWLAMGKAHNLGQLRAAQDTFQGIPWTYTLAADTSGGTYFTDSSAVPHLTDAQLAHCTVPNDEGPTALDGSTSTCAWGSDPDALVPGVYGPSHQPKLSRTDYVANSNNGPQYVNPEAPITGLPGVYDTDPHLDGRAQLGLDMIVQRRDGTDGLGAPGFTEATLRASMLGNRVRSAETGRDDIVALCRAHPGLTATDGTQVDVTRACATLAQWDTRADTTSRGIVLWSTFYDRLLDGGPPDTWRRVPYDPAQPLTTPRGFNGEDPRVQRALADAVQDFAARGLPVDVELGAVQKWAGIPLPGCDSGCFDVVEAGPDSGTGTPTAGAFGSSFLMTVELTPHGPRAHTLLTYGESANPASPHFSDQTRLFSRKQWVTERFTQAEIAAAPRLEVTTLRR
- a CDS encoding SGNH/GDSL hydrolase family protein, translating into MSPFGLILAASAVVLTLTAPAAAATPGDDGPAYVALGDSYASGAGLAGVKDKECDRTTGGYPSLISRFAATVGLRHTFDDVTCSGATTNDFWNSRGTRAPQADALTARTRLVTLTLGGNDVGFSSVLATCARVAASDRDGSPCEQHFTADGKDVLAERVTAMEGRVHDVLAEIERRSPAAEVIVVGYPALFPDNGVGCAEVPFAKGDFAYLRDATRKANAALRRQARAAGVHASYADTYTPTVGHDMCRPREERWVESLTPAPDTAAAHPNPSGQFAMAVATLRQIYRP
- a CDS encoding MarR family winged helix-turn-helix transcriptional regulator, whose product is MVDDQQPVPLESRLGYLLKHAQAGLARASAEALAPHGVDGHELAVLVVLAAGEPLSQVEAAGRLGVDRTTMVSLIDGLEDHGLAERRRSPQDRRKNIVELTAAGRDCLRRGEKARRAAERRFLAPLDEEAAASLVRALRTLVLAERE